In one window of Notolabrus celidotus isolate fNotCel1 chromosome 17, fNotCel1.pri, whole genome shotgun sequence DNA:
- the LOC117828776 gene encoding sialic acid-binding Ig-like lectin 12 isoform X2, producing the protein MSVTSFLSVSMSANMFLIVLFVPGARTWCREWSNFIVSTPQRMEALSGSCLLIPCNFRAKDKEGIEYQFDSTRETYGLWAKDNTNNVVYNSSGTVLKNSISITGDLKEKNCTTLFSNINATFKGIYYFRIMNWPFRATGVCDPLNITVRDSPPSPRIEISGDLKEEESVTITCSALTPCPHSPPKLTWSLQRDSLNNMEENTDGTFTTQIQESITLSEHHDGYNITCSATYPVNEGRDVRTAEETKTLSVSYAPKHTSVSISLSGLVSAGTLVKLTCSSRAKPPVSRFTWFRISNNRPVNVSEGESYSLKVAEGGVYYCMATSDLGNQTSSRIHLSISGCFRDMKHQLTMLSLTDEFGVLVHITLKILGIVILSSTILIFECWFRSNCCNKPGESQRRGQSD; encoded by the exons ATGAGTGTCACGTCATTCCTGTCAGTGAGCATGTCAGCCAACATGTTTCTGATTGTCCTCTTTGTGCCAG GGGCTCGGACTTGGTGTCGTGAATGGTCAAATTTCATAGTCTCTACACCTCAGAGGATGGAAGCTCTGAGTGGATCTTGTTTGCTGATCCCGTGTAACTTCAGAGCTAAAGATAAAGAAGGGATTGAATATCAGTTTGACAGCACAAGAGAAACATATGGACTGTGGGCTAAAGACAATACAAACAATGTGGTTTATAACAGTAGTGGGACAGTTCTCAAAAATTCAATCAGCATAACTGGAGACCTGAAGGAGAAAAACTGCACCACTCTGTTCTCCAACATCAATGCAACATTTAAAGGCATTTACTACTTCAGGATCATGAACTGGCCATTCAGGGCAACAGGTGTCTGTGATCCTCTGAACATAACAGTGAGAG ATTCTCCTCCGAGCCCCAGAATAGAGATCTCAGGagacctgaaggaggaggagtctgtCACTATAACCTGCTCAGCTCTCACTCCCTGTCCACACTCTCCTCCTAAACTCACCTGGAGTCTCCAAAGAGACTCtctcaacaacatggaggaaaacacagatggaACCTTTACAACTCAAATCCAGGAGAgcatcactctgtcagagcacCATGATGGATACAACATCACCTGTTCTGCCACATATCCTGTGAATGAAGGCAGAGATgtgaggacagcagaggagacaaagactCTCAGTGTTTCAT ATGCTCCTAAACACACCTCAGTGTCCATCAGTCTATCAGGTTTGGTGTCAGCCGGTACCCTGGTTAAACTGACCTGCTCCAGCAGAGCCAAGCCTCCTGTCAGCAGGTTCACCTGGTTCAGGATCAGCAACAACAGACCTGTGAACGTATCTGAAGGAGAGTCTTACAGCCTTAAAGTGGCTGAAGGAGGAGTTTATTACTGCATGGCCACAAGTGATCTTGGTAATCAGACGTCTTCAAGGATTCATTTGAGTATTTCAG gaTGTTTCAGAGACATGAAGCATCAGCTGACCATGCTGTCTCTCACAGATGAGTTTGGGGTTCTGGTCCACATTACGCTGAAGATCCTGGGGATTGTAATCCTGTCCAGTACAATCCTCATCTTTGAGTG tTGGTTTCGGTCAAACTGCTGCAACAAACCAGGAGAG agtcagagacGTGGACAGAGTGATTGA
- the LOC117828776 gene encoding vascular cell adhesion protein 1-like isoform X3 codes for MSVTSFLSVSMSANMFLIVLFVPGARTWCREWSNFIVSTPQRMEALSGSCLLIPCNFRAKDKEGIEYQFDSTRETYGLWAKDNTNNVVYNSSGTVLKNSISITGDLKEKNCTTLFSNINATFKGIYYFRIMNWPFRATGVCDPLNITVRDSPPSPRIEISGDLKEEESVTITCSALTPCPHSPPKLTWSLQRDSLNNMEENTDGTFTTQIQESITLSEHHDGYNITCSATYPVNEGRDVRTAEETKTLSVSYAPKHTSVSISLSGLVSAGTLVKLTCSSRAKPPVSRFTWFRISNNRPVNVSEGESYSLKVAEGGVYYCMATSDLGNQTSSRIHLSISDEFGVLVHITLKILGIVILSSTILIFECWFRSNCCNKPGEHRVRDVDRVIEM; via the exons ATGAGTGTCACGTCATTCCTGTCAGTGAGCATGTCAGCCAACATGTTTCTGATTGTCCTCTTTGTGCCAG GGGCTCGGACTTGGTGTCGTGAATGGTCAAATTTCATAGTCTCTACACCTCAGAGGATGGAAGCTCTGAGTGGATCTTGTTTGCTGATCCCGTGTAACTTCAGAGCTAAAGATAAAGAAGGGATTGAATATCAGTTTGACAGCACAAGAGAAACATATGGACTGTGGGCTAAAGACAATACAAACAATGTGGTTTATAACAGTAGTGGGACAGTTCTCAAAAATTCAATCAGCATAACTGGAGACCTGAAGGAGAAAAACTGCACCACTCTGTTCTCCAACATCAATGCAACATTTAAAGGCATTTACTACTTCAGGATCATGAACTGGCCATTCAGGGCAACAGGTGTCTGTGATCCTCTGAACATAACAGTGAGAG ATTCTCCTCCGAGCCCCAGAATAGAGATCTCAGGagacctgaaggaggaggagtctgtCACTATAACCTGCTCAGCTCTCACTCCCTGTCCACACTCTCCTCCTAAACTCACCTGGAGTCTCCAAAGAGACTCtctcaacaacatggaggaaaacacagatggaACCTTTACAACTCAAATCCAGGAGAgcatcactctgtcagagcacCATGATGGATACAACATCACCTGTTCTGCCACATATCCTGTGAATGAAGGCAGAGATgtgaggacagcagaggagacaaagactCTCAGTGTTTCAT ATGCTCCTAAACACACCTCAGTGTCCATCAGTCTATCAGGTTTGGTGTCAGCCGGTACCCTGGTTAAACTGACCTGCTCCAGCAGAGCCAAGCCTCCTGTCAGCAGGTTCACCTGGTTCAGGATCAGCAACAACAGACCTGTGAACGTATCTGAAGGAGAGTCTTACAGCCTTAAAGTGGCTGAAGGAGGAGTTTATTACTGCATGGCCACAAGTGATCTTGGTAATCAGACGTCTTCAAGGATTCATTTGAGTATTTCAG ATGAGTTTGGGGTTCTGGTCCACATTACGCTGAAGATCCTGGGGATTGTAATCCTGTCCAGTACAATCCTCATCTTTGAGTG tTGGTTTCGGTCAAACTGCTGCAACAAACCAGGAGAG cacagagtcagagacGTGGACAGAGTGATTGAGATGTAA
- the LOC117828770 gene encoding sialic acid-binding Ig-like lectin 7, translated as MSVPSFLSVSMSANMFLIVLFVPGARTQCPERSGLFITSPQRMEALNGSCLLIPCNFSARYEYQFVSTRETFGLWNKENQITYNPRNVVYNSRWTVLKYPISITGDLKEKNCTTLFSNVNATFKGIYYFRIMNWPFRSTAICDPLNITVRDSPWSPRIEISGDLKEEESVTITCSALTPCPHSPPKLTWSLQSDSLNNMEENTDGTFTTQIQESITLSEHHDGYNITCSATYPVNEGRDVRTAEETKTLSVSYSPRNTSVLISPSDPVSAGSTVNLTCSCRGNPPVVHFVWYRISDGRLELIKVDSQVYVLKVTSSDRGRSFLCGCRNDRDIQLSTGLQLIFEGDHSSEPVGLEVVLKILGILLLVSTLIIFEWWFRSRRSMKPVKEAEEADYVNTAAEFPSSQQGVLTSQAASGRPI; from the exons ATGAGTGTCCCGTCATTCCTGTCAGTGAGCATGTCAGCCAACATGTTTCTGATTGTCCTCTTTGTGCCAG GGGCTCGGACTCAGTGCCCTGAACGGTCAGGTCTCTTCATCACTTCACCTCAGAGGATGGAGGCTCTGAATGGATCTTGTTTGCTGATCCCGTGTAACTTCAGCGCTAGATATGAATATCAGTTTGTCAGCACAAGAGAAACATTTGGACTGTGGAATAAAGAAAACCAAATTACATACAATCCAAGAAATGTGGTTTATAACAGTAGATGGACAGTTCTCAAATATCCAATCAGCATAACTGGAGACCTGAAGGAGAAAAACTGCACCACTCTGTTCTCCAACGTCAATGCAACATTTAAAGGCATTTACTACTTCAGAATCATGAACTGGCCATTCAGGTCAACAGCTATATGTGACCCTCTGAACATAACAGTGAGAG ATTCTCCTTGGAGCCCCAGAATAGAGATCTCAGGagacctgaaggaggaggagtctgtCACTATAACCTGCTCAGCTCTCACTCCCTGTCCACACTCTCCTCCTAAACTCACCTGGAGTCTCCAAAGTGACTCtctcaacaacatggaggaaaacacagatggaACCTTTACAACTCAAATCCAGGAGAgcatcactctgtcagagcacCATGATGGATACAACATCACCTGTTCTGCCACATATCCTGTGAATGAAGGCAGAGATgtgaggacagcagaggagacaaagactCTCAGTGTTTCAT ACTCTCCCAGGAACACCTCGGTGTTGATCTCTCCCTCTGATCCGGTGTCAGCTGGCAGCACGGTGAACCTGACTTGCTCTTGCAGAGGAAACCCTCCTGTTGTCCACTTTGTCTGGTACAGGATCAGTGATGGCAGGCTGGAACTGATCAAAGTGGATTCACAGGTTTATGTCCTTAAGGTGACCAGCAGTGATCGAGGGAGATCCTTCCTCTGTGGATGCAGAAATGATCGAGACATTCAACTATCAacaggactccagctgatatttGAAG GTGATCACTCGTCTGAACCTGTTGGCCTTGAAGTGGTTTTGAAGATCCTGGGAATCCTGTTGCTTGTCAGTACACTGATCATCTTTGAGTG GTGGTTTCGATCAAGACGCTCCATGAAACCAGTGAAG GAAGCAGAGGAAGCTGACTATGTTAACACAGCGGCTGAGTTTCCATCATCACAGCAGGGAGTACTGACTTCACAAGCTGCATCAGGGAGACCTATCTGA
- the LOC117828776 gene encoding sialic acid-binding Ig-like lectin 12 isoform X1: MSVTSFLSVSMSANMFLIVLFVPGARTWCREWSNFIVSTPQRMEALSGSCLLIPCNFRAKDKEGIEYQFDSTRETYGLWAKDNTNNVVYNSSGTVLKNSISITGDLKEKNCTTLFSNINATFKGIYYFRIMNWPFRATGVCDPLNITVRDSPPSPRIEISGDLKEEESVTITCSALTPCPHSPPKLTWSLQRDSLNNMEENTDGTFTTQIQESITLSEHHDGYNITCSATYPVNEGRDVRTAEETKTLSVSYAPKHTSVSISLSGLVSAGTLVKLTCSSRAKPPVSRFTWFRISNNRPVNVSEGESYSLKVAEGGVYYCMATSDLGNQTSSRIHLSISGCFRDMKHQLTMLSLTDEFGVLVHITLKILGIVILSSTILIFECWFRSNCCNKPGEHRVRDVDRVIEM; this comes from the exons ATGAGTGTCACGTCATTCCTGTCAGTGAGCATGTCAGCCAACATGTTTCTGATTGTCCTCTTTGTGCCAG GGGCTCGGACTTGGTGTCGTGAATGGTCAAATTTCATAGTCTCTACACCTCAGAGGATGGAAGCTCTGAGTGGATCTTGTTTGCTGATCCCGTGTAACTTCAGAGCTAAAGATAAAGAAGGGATTGAATATCAGTTTGACAGCACAAGAGAAACATATGGACTGTGGGCTAAAGACAATACAAACAATGTGGTTTATAACAGTAGTGGGACAGTTCTCAAAAATTCAATCAGCATAACTGGAGACCTGAAGGAGAAAAACTGCACCACTCTGTTCTCCAACATCAATGCAACATTTAAAGGCATTTACTACTTCAGGATCATGAACTGGCCATTCAGGGCAACAGGTGTCTGTGATCCTCTGAACATAACAGTGAGAG ATTCTCCTCCGAGCCCCAGAATAGAGATCTCAGGagacctgaaggaggaggagtctgtCACTATAACCTGCTCAGCTCTCACTCCCTGTCCACACTCTCCTCCTAAACTCACCTGGAGTCTCCAAAGAGACTCtctcaacaacatggaggaaaacacagatggaACCTTTACAACTCAAATCCAGGAGAgcatcactctgtcagagcacCATGATGGATACAACATCACCTGTTCTGCCACATATCCTGTGAATGAAGGCAGAGATgtgaggacagcagaggagacaaagactCTCAGTGTTTCAT ATGCTCCTAAACACACCTCAGTGTCCATCAGTCTATCAGGTTTGGTGTCAGCCGGTACCCTGGTTAAACTGACCTGCTCCAGCAGAGCCAAGCCTCCTGTCAGCAGGTTCACCTGGTTCAGGATCAGCAACAACAGACCTGTGAACGTATCTGAAGGAGAGTCTTACAGCCTTAAAGTGGCTGAAGGAGGAGTTTATTACTGCATGGCCACAAGTGATCTTGGTAATCAGACGTCTTCAAGGATTCATTTGAGTATTTCAG gaTGTTTCAGAGACATGAAGCATCAGCTGACCATGCTGTCTCTCACAGATGAGTTTGGGGTTCTGGTCCACATTACGCTGAAGATCCTGGGGATTGTAATCCTGTCCAGTACAATCCTCATCTTTGAGTG tTGGTTTCGGTCAAACTGCTGCAACAAACCAGGAGAG cacagagtcagagacGTGGACAGAGTGATTGAGATGTAA